Proteins from one Erpetoichthys calabaricus chromosome 11, fErpCal1.3, whole genome shotgun sequence genomic window:
- the pla2g10 gene encoding group 10 secretory phospholipase A2, whose product MLPMTHATMTRLAFCLLLFLVDQVNLQESSHSIKKRGLLELAGVIKCSTGRTAIAYLMYGCYCGLGGQGWPRDKADWCCHKHDCCYERAEFAGCQPKTDKYRWTCEERVADCESLKDKCEKMLCRCDREAAKCLRKAPYIPKYAVWPDFLCGFEHPMCNIY is encoded by the exons ATGCTACCTATGACACATGCGACCATGACCAGACTCGCTTTCTGCTTGCTACTGTTCTTGG TGGACCAGGTCAACTTACAAGAGTCTTCCCATAGCATTAAGAAGCGAGGCCTTCTGGAGCTGGCAGGTGTAATCAAGTGCAGCACTGGACGCACTGCCATTGCCTACCTGATGTACGGCTGCTACTGCGGACTGGGAGGACAGGGCTGGCCGAGAGACAAAGCAGACTG GTGTTGTCACAAACACGACTGCTGCTATGAACGTGCAGAGTTTGCAGGATGCCAACCCAAGACTGACAAGTACCGCTGGACTTGTGAAGAGAGAGTTGCAGACTgtg aATCTCTGAAGGACAAATGTGAGAAAATGCTTTGTAGATGTGACCGTGAAGCCGCAAAATGCCTGCGAAAAGCTCCATATATCCCTAAATATGCTGTATGGCCTGACTTTCTTTGTGGATTTGAGCAccctatgtgtaatatttattAA